Proteins encoded within one genomic window of Chlorobaculum sp. MV4-Y:
- a CDS encoding Rrf2 family transcriptional regulator: protein MLQVSRKFEYGLHAVTYLAMKGPERVVTVKELAAEIGFSQVFLAKAMQSLNKAGITRSVQGVKGGYTLARQPEEITVADIGVAIEGEPHLMRCSQENCQCEIESNCTHKGYMFNLQKRIHDLLAETTVAMLLERYL from the coding sequence ATGCTTCAAGTATCCAGAAAGTTTGAATACGGCCTGCACGCCGTCACCTATCTCGCCATGAAAGGCCCGGAGCGGGTTGTGACGGTCAAGGAGCTGGCCGCTGAAATCGGTTTTTCCCAGGTTTTTCTTGCCAAGGCGATGCAGAGCCTGAACAAGGCGGGCATTACCAGGTCGGTGCAGGGGGTCAAGGGCGGTTACACGCTGGCGCGGCAACCGGAAGAGATCACGGTTGCCGACATCGGCGTTGCCATCGAGGGGGAGCCGCATCTGATGCGCTGCTCTCAGGAGAATTGCCAGTGCGAGATCGAATCGAACTGCACGCACAAAGGTTACATGTTCAATCTCCAGAAAAGAATCCATGACCTTCTGGCCGAAACGACCGTGGCCATGTTGCTTGAAAGGTATCTTTGA
- the uvrA gene encoding excinuclease ABC subunit UvrA yields MSSTERLNVLPPETNIISSPDDGHETRLPDIVLGGVSTHNLKHVTVRIPRNRFVVLTGLSGSGKSSLAFDTLYAEGHRRYVESLSAYVRQFLERMPKPEIETVEGIAPAIAIEQKAIPKNPRSTVGTVSEIYDYLRLLYSRIGKIYSRDTGELVLKHTPEDVSLQARFFEDGTRFYVGFPFSSHHDERHHDRTVADELKNLLKKGFFRLLKGESVIDISGEKERAGVEVMKRDELSELLVLVDRFVAKKDEKVYSRVAQAAESCFAESGGQAVIRVAGGKEFRFSDRLELNGVTYQEPSPQLFAFNSPIGACTSCQGFGRIAGIDEDAVIPDKSLSLKEGAISCWNSEKYSWYRKQLLKIAPEVGIPVDVPYEKLGRVHREMLWKGIPERSFKGLWPFFEEIEKDAGYKVHYRVFLSRYRGYATCPECQGARLNPDALQVRVSGKNIGEVVRMTIADAQEFFQGLDISPFDRSVADSVLREINKRLGYLMDVGLDYLTLDRLTHTLSGGEFQRINLSTSLGSPLVGAIYILDEPSIGLHQSDSARLVALLKRLRDLGNTVVVVEHDREIIEAADEVIDLGPRAGRLGGEVVFHGPPSAMATAEGSLTADYLAGRKQIAVPTERRKPDFSRCIEIIGAMQNNLRNIDVRFPLGIMTCVTGVSGSGKSTLVNDILKLGIIRAKEGSREKVGTHRAISGIELIEKVEHVDQSPIGKSSRSNPATYLKIFDDIRQLFASTRESKSRGWKPGYFSFNIPGGRCETCAGEGTVKIEMQFLADIEAVCEECEGKRYKPSTLEVKYNGLSIAEVLDLTVEEAITFFGPEKSIQKKLQVLQDVGLEYIRLGQSSSTLSGGEAQRLKLAHFISRSDVSNTLFIFDEPTTGLHFDDISKLVRCFEELMARGNTLVIIEHNPDIIKQADWIIDLGPGAGVHGGDIVAVGTPEEIVACEHSLTGKHLRGYL; encoded by the coding sequence ATGTCATCCACCGAGCGCCTCAACGTACTACCTCCGGAAACGAACATAATATCCAGTCCGGATGACGGACATGAAACCCGCCTGCCTGATATTGTGCTTGGCGGCGTTTCGACACATAACCTCAAGCATGTCACCGTTCGCATTCCCCGCAACCGGTTCGTGGTTCTGACAGGCTTGAGTGGTTCCGGCAAGTCGAGTCTTGCCTTTGACACGCTTTACGCCGAGGGGCATCGGCGCTACGTCGAGTCGCTTTCGGCTTACGTTCGCCAGTTCCTCGAACGGATGCCCAAACCCGAGATCGAGACGGTCGAGGGGATTGCGCCTGCCATTGCTATCGAGCAGAAGGCGATCCCGAAGAATCCGCGTTCGACTGTGGGCACCGTCTCCGAAATTTACGACTACCTGCGGCTGCTCTACTCGCGCATCGGAAAAATCTATTCGCGCGACACCGGTGAGCTGGTGCTGAAGCACACGCCTGAGGATGTGAGCTTGCAGGCGCGGTTTTTCGAGGACGGCACCCGCTTTTACGTCGGCTTTCCCTTTTCGAGCCACCATGATGAGCGCCATCACGACCGCACGGTGGCCGACGAGCTGAAAAACCTGCTCAAGAAAGGCTTTTTCCGTCTGCTGAAAGGGGAGAGTGTCATCGATATTTCCGGCGAGAAGGAGCGTGCCGGAGTGGAGGTGATGAAGCGCGACGAGCTGTCGGAGCTGCTGGTGCTGGTGGATCGCTTCGTCGCCAAAAAGGACGAGAAGGTTTACAGCCGCGTCGCCCAGGCTGCCGAAAGCTGCTTCGCCGAGTCGGGTGGCCAGGCGGTCATCCGCGTGGCGGGCGGCAAGGAGTTCCGCTTCAGCGACCGGCTGGAGCTGAACGGTGTTACCTATCAGGAGCCGTCGCCGCAGCTTTTCGCCTTCAACTCGCCCATCGGGGCCTGCACGTCCTGCCAGGGATTCGGGCGCATCGCCGGGATCGACGAGGATGCGGTTATTCCCGACAAATCGCTCTCGTTGAAGGAGGGGGCGATTTCATGCTGGAACTCCGAAAAGTATTCGTGGTACCGCAAGCAGTTGCTCAAGATCGCGCCCGAGGTTGGCATTCCAGTCGATGTGCCCTACGAGAAACTTGGCCGCGTGCATCGCGAGATGCTCTGGAAGGGGATTCCCGAACGGAGTTTCAAGGGTTTGTGGCCCTTTTTCGAAGAGATCGAAAAAGACGCCGGTTACAAGGTGCACTACCGGGTGTTCCTGAGCCGCTACCGTGGATACGCCACCTGTCCGGAGTGCCAGGGAGCGCGGCTCAATCCCGACGCCTTGCAGGTACGGGTTTCCGGCAAGAACATCGGCGAAGTTGTGCGCATGACCATCGCCGATGCGCAGGAGTTTTTCCAGGGACTCGATATTTCGCCCTTCGATCGCTCGGTGGCCGACTCGGTGCTGCGCGAGATCAACAAGCGGCTCGGCTACCTGATGGATGTCGGGCTTGACTACCTCACGCTCGATCGCCTGACGCACACGCTCTCCGGCGGCGAGTTCCAGCGCATCAACCTTTCGACCTCCCTTGGCTCGCCCTTGGTGGGGGCGATCTACATTCTCGACGAGCCGAGCATCGGCCTGCACCAGAGCGACTCGGCGCGACTTGTGGCGCTGCTCAAACGGCTGCGCGACCTCGGCAACACGGTGGTGGTGGTCGAGCATGACCGCGAGATCATCGAGGCCGCCGACGAGGTGATCGACCTCGGCCCTCGCGCCGGGCGGCTCGGCGGAGAGGTGGTCTTCCACGGCCCACCGTCGGCGATGGCCACAGCGGAGGGTTCGCTGACCGCCGACTACCTCGCGGGCCGCAAGCAGATCGCTGTGCCCACTGAGCGGCGCAAGCCGGACTTTTCGCGCTGCATCGAAATCATTGGCGCGATGCAGAACAACCTGCGCAACATCGACGTCAGGTTTCCGCTCGGCATTATGACCTGCGTCACCGGCGTGAGCGGCTCCGGCAAATCGACGCTGGTCAACGACATTCTCAAGCTTGGCATCATCCGTGCAAAAGAGGGATCGCGGGAGAAGGTGGGAACGCACCGCGCCATTTCAGGCATCGAGCTGATCGAAAAGGTAGAGCATGTCGATCAGTCGCCTATCGGCAAGTCGAGCCGCAGCAACCCGGCGACCTACCTGAAGATTTTTGATGACATCCGCCAGCTCTTTGCCTCGACCCGCGAAAGCAAGTCGCGCGGCTGGAAGCCGGGTTACTTCTCGTTCAACATCCCCGGCGGGCGCTGCGAAACCTGCGCGGGCGAGGGGACGGTCAAGATCGAGATGCAGTTTCTGGCCGACATCGAGGCGGTGTGCGAGGAGTGTGAGGGTAAGCGCTACAAACCCTCGACGCTGGAGGTGAAGTATAACGGCCTGTCGATTGCTGAGGTGCTGGACCTGACCGTCGAGGAGGCGATCACCTTTTTCGGGCCGGAAAAATCGATCCAGAAAAAGCTCCAGGTGTTACAGGATGTGGGACTTGAATACATCCGCCTCGGCCAGTCATCGAGCACCCTCTCCGGCGGCGAGGCGCAGCGGCTCAAGCTCGCGCACTTCATTTCGCGCTCCGACGTGAGCAACACGCTTTTCATCTTCGATGAACCCACCACCGGCCTGCACTTCGACGACATCTCCAAGCTCGTGCGCTGCTTCGAGGAGCTGATGGCTCGCGGCAACACGCTGGTCATCATCGAGCACAACCCGGACATCATCAAGCAGGCCGACTGGATCATCGACCTCGGCCCCGGCGCAGGTGTGCATGGAGGCGACATTGTGGCTGTGGGTACGCCGGAGGAGATTGTCGCTTGCGAGCATTCACTCACCGGCAAGCATTTGCGGGGGTATTTGTAA